One genomic region from Candidatus Defluviilinea gracilis encodes:
- the secF gene encoding protein translocase subunit SecF, with protein sequence MNILGKRYILFGFSLLIIIPGLVIMFTRGIPLSIDFKGGSLLEVKFDAAQPAPGEILEVYETSGIKDSQVQTSDTGSFIIRSEFMQNETRDAALTALTARFGKLEIVRFDSVGPSIGEQVTSRGTLAVIVSSLLVVLFIAWSFRGVQNAFRYGICAILAMIHDVAIIFAITAYGSLLFGWEIDALFLTALLTVIGFSMQDTIVVFDRIRENMSIYRRLDFETLVNHSIVQTLQRSINTQLMTVEFLLLALIMFGGATLQEFASILLIGLMSGTYSSIFIAAPILVLWENREWEKWFKPKALAN encoded by the coding sequence ATGAATATTCTCGGCAAACGCTACATTCTTTTCGGCTTTTCTCTCTTGATCATCATCCCCGGCTTGGTCATCATGTTCACCCGCGGGATTCCTCTTTCCATCGACTTCAAAGGCGGGAGCCTGCTCGAAGTGAAATTCGACGCCGCGCAACCGGCGCCGGGCGAAATCCTTGAAGTCTACGAAACTTCGGGAATCAAAGACTCGCAAGTGCAAACTAGCGACACCGGCAGTTTTATCATTCGATCCGAGTTTATGCAGAACGAAACCCGCGACGCCGCGCTCACCGCGCTCACAGCCAGGTTTGGAAAACTCGAAATCGTTCGCTTCGACAGCGTAGGACCGAGCATCGGCGAGCAGGTCACATCGCGCGGAACGCTCGCAGTCATCGTATCTTCGCTACTCGTGGTGCTCTTCATCGCATGGTCCTTCCGAGGCGTGCAAAACGCCTTCCGCTATGGGATCTGCGCCATCCTTGCCATGATCCATGATGTGGCGATCATCTTTGCCATCACCGCCTACGGCAGTCTGCTGTTCGGCTGGGAGATCGACGCGCTCTTCCTCACCGCCTTGCTAACCGTGATCGGCTTTTCCATGCAAGACACCATCGTGGTGTTCGACCGCATCCGTGAAAATATGAGCATTTACCGCCGACTCGATTTCGAGACCCTCGTCAACCACTCCATCGTGCAAACCCTGCAACGCTCCATCAACACCCAGTTGATGACCGTCGAATTCCTACTGCTGGCGCTTATCATGTTCGGCGGCGCCACCCTTCAAGAATTTGCGTCAATCTTGTTGATCGGGCTGATGAGCGGAACCTATTCATCCATCTTTATCGCCGCCCCCATCCTTGTTTTATGGGAAAACCGCGAATGGGAAAAGTGGTTCAAACCCAAAGCGCTCGCCAACTAG
- the secD gene encoding protein translocase subunit SecD — translation MLRNLTNRLLLIGLVLMLALWVDTNENVQIPNPFKDDGSPLFQIDVKPRLGLDLQGGLQVLLEADIADDVKVSREEMETARNIVENRTNALGVSENVIQLAGERRIVGEFPGAEDTDAILDIIQQTGLLEFVDTGSYAPPEGSTLQTDFVPGASTPQTPADGATVFHTIMTGKVLQGVNVGVTQTGEPAIDFVLNSEGAALFAEHTAANIGKYLTIVLDKQVISAPIIQNAITGGQGSISGSFTPESANALAVQLRYGSLPIPLKVVETRIIGPTLGEDSLQKSLVAGLIGFLIVALFMIIYYRLPGLAAVLSILAYAAILYAVFKLIGVTLTLPGIAGIMLSTGSALDANILIFERLKEELRSGRSLRQAFDQAWKRAWPSIRDSNVAALITAVILFWFGSSFGATIVKGFSFTLAIGVIISLFSSLYITQSFLALLFNIVKPTNYERSMGI, via the coding sequence ATGCTTCGTAACTTAACCAACAGGCTTTTACTCATCGGACTTGTGCTTATGCTCGCGCTCTGGGTAGACACAAATGAAAATGTCCAGATTCCCAATCCTTTTAAAGACGACGGCTCCCCCCTGTTTCAAATCGACGTGAAACCCCGGCTCGGTCTCGACTTGCAAGGCGGCTTGCAGGTTCTGCTCGAAGCCGATATTGCCGACGATGTGAAAGTGTCGCGCGAGGAAATGGAAACTGCTCGCAATATCGTTGAAAACCGAACCAACGCCCTGGGCGTCAGCGAGAACGTTATCCAATTGGCGGGCGAACGGCGCATCGTGGGTGAATTCCCCGGCGCGGAAGATACCGACGCAATCCTCGATATTATTCAACAAACGGGCTTGCTCGAGTTTGTAGACACCGGGAGCTACGCTCCCCCGGAAGGCAGTACTCTGCAAACCGATTTTGTCCCCGGCGCATCCACCCCGCAAACTCCCGCAGATGGCGCGACGGTCTTCCACACGATCATGACCGGCAAAGTGTTGCAGGGCGTGAATGTGGGCGTCACCCAAACGGGCGAACCGGCGATCGATTTCGTTCTTAATTCGGAAGGAGCCGCCCTATTTGCCGAACACACAGCGGCGAATATCGGTAAATATCTCACGATCGTCCTCGATAAACAGGTGATTAGCGCGCCGATCATTCAAAATGCGATTACAGGGGGCCAGGGTTCGATCAGCGGCAGTTTCACGCCGGAATCGGCGAATGCGCTGGCGGTGCAGTTGCGCTATGGCTCCCTCCCTATCCCGTTGAAAGTTGTCGAAACGCGAATCATCGGTCCCACCCTTGGCGAAGACTCGCTCCAGAAAAGCCTCGTAGCTGGGCTGATCGGCTTCCTCATCGTTGCCCTCTTCATGATCATTTACTATCGCCTGCCCGGCCTCGCGGCGGTTTTGTCCATTTTGGCATACGCCGCCATTTTGTACGCTGTCTTTAAATTGATCGGCGTCACCCTCACTCTGCCCGGTATCGCCGGCATCATGTTAAGCACTGGTTCGGCTTTGGATGCGAACATCCTGATCTTCGAACGGTTGAAAGAAGAACTCCGCTCCGGCAGAAGCCTGCGGCAAGCGTTCGACCAGGCATGGAAGCGCGCCTGGCCCTCCATCCGCGATTCAAACGTTGCCGCCCTCATCACAGCAGTCATCCTGTTCTGGTTCGGGAGTTCCTTCGGCGCCACGATCGTCAAGGGTTTCTCCTTCACGCTTGCCATCGGCGTGATCATCAGTTTGTTCTCGTCGCTTTATATCACCCAATCTTTTCTGGCGCTTCTATTCAACATCGTCAAACCGACAAACTACGAACGCTCGATGGGCATCTAG
- a CDS encoding M1 family metallopeptidase — translation MKLRIASLLLFGLFALSCAFLQPTPPPTPEVSPTPDLLDTAWDDRSIFKDGLVPSAQRALDEMDGATVYHIELEIADTLSHVNGSEEARYTNTESEPLTEARFRLFPNILGGKMEIANLLVNDATATPRYDLRNSLMIVPFSAPLAPGESVVISMDFTVEVPRTVELNYGVLAYDQDVLALAHAYPMVSVFDDEGWNAEIPPQEGDVTYADASFFIVKVTAPKGVTVVTSGRRVGFTEAEQTHSVIVASGPARDFYLAASPTYVETSINAGGVLIRSYTTAEFSEGSQSLVETAARAIEVFSERYAPYPYTELDFVSTPTLALGIEYPGMIAITSWIYDTQNGAANEYLEATVAHEVGHQWFYNLVGDDQLDDPWLDESLTQFITLQYFIDTYGVAGSEGFKSSLEFRWDMIARETIPIGLPVNQYDGATYSGIVYGRGPLFFIALRDMMGESAFDSFLKEYTQSLAWKISTPETLQTMAEKNCACELDDIFNEWVYP, via the coding sequence ATGAAACTCCGCATCGCTTCTCTCCTCCTGTTCGGCCTGTTCGCGCTTTCCTGCGCATTTCTCCAGCCCACGCCGCCCCCCACACCCGAAGTTTCCCCAACTCCTGATCTGCTAGACACGGCATGGGACGATCGCTCCATCTTCAAAGATGGATTAGTCCCATCCGCTCAACGAGCGCTGGACGAAATGGACGGCGCAACGGTTTATCACATCGAATTGGAGATTGCCGACACCCTCTCCCACGTGAACGGTTCGGAGGAAGCGCGCTACACCAATACAGAAAGCGAACCGTTAACCGAAGCGCGCTTTAGGCTGTTCCCAAACATCCTTGGCGGCAAGATGGAGATAGCCAATCTACTTGTGAATGACGCAACCGCAACGCCGCGCTACGACCTGCGCAACAGTTTGATGATCGTCCCGTTCTCCGCGCCGCTTGCGCCGGGTGAAAGCGTTGTAATCAGCATGGATTTCACGGTGGAAGTTCCCCGCACAGTAGAGCTGAACTACGGTGTGCTCGCCTACGATCAGGATGTGCTTGCCCTCGCCCATGCTTACCCAATGGTTTCCGTGTTCGATGACGAGGGGTGGAATGCTGAAATCCCGCCACAAGAAGGCGATGTGACCTACGCCGACGCGTCTTTTTTCATCGTTAAAGTTACCGCGCCAAAAGGCGTGACGGTGGTCACGTCCGGGCGGCGAGTCGGCTTCACGGAGGCTGAGCAAACGCACTCGGTGATCGTTGCGAGCGGTCCCGCGCGCGATTTCTATCTAGCGGCGAGTCCGACGTATGTGGAAACCTCCATCAACGCGGGAGGCGTCCTCATCCGCAGTTACACAACGGCAGAGTTTAGCGAAGGTTCGCAATCTCTGGTTGAAACAGCCGCGCGGGCGATCGAAGTTTTCAGCGAACGCTACGCGCCCTACCCCTACACCGAACTTGATTTTGTCTCGACCCCAACGCTGGCGTTAGGCATCGAGTACCCGGGCATGATCGCCATCACCTCCTGGATCTACGATACGCAAAACGGCGCCGCCAACGAATACCTCGAGGCGACGGTCGCGCACGAGGTGGGGCACCAATGGTTTTACAATCTCGTTGGAGACGATCAATTGGACGACCCCTGGCTGGATGAGTCGTTGACCCAATTCATCACCTTGCAATATTTTATCGACACGTATGGCGTCGCTGGCAGTGAGGGATTCAAGAGTTCGCTCGAATTCCGCTGGGATATGATCGCGCGCGAAACTATCCCGATCGGGTTGCCCGTCAATCAATACGATGGGGCAACCTACAGCGGAATTGTCTATGGTCGCGGACCTTTGTTCTTCATTGCGCTGAGAGATATGATGGGCGAGTCGGCTTTCGACTCATTCTTGAAAGAATATACCCAATCGCTCGCATGGAAGATTTCCACCCCGGAAACACTCCAAACGATGGCGGAGAAAAACTGCGCCTGCGAGCTGGACGATATTTTCAACGAATGGGTGTATCCATAG
- a CDS encoding SpoIIE family protein phosphatase encodes MEFQIAVAKVNKYATSESGDTLEVVERPNGGLSIVLADGQTSGRGAKAVSQMVVRKVIGLLAEGVRDGAAARAASDALFTDKQGKVISTLNIASLDLHSRTIVLTRNNPSPLYICRGESIDRFDAESTPLGASRDARPLITELPIEVGLTIVMYTDGLTHAGERRGTPMEVGEAIRSVLEDQDPSPQSLADSLLAHAVRLDDDRPADDISVVVVKFSSNTGDNVRRMTVRLPIHGIAA; translated from the coding sequence ATGGAGTTTCAGATCGCAGTCGCCAAAGTCAATAAATATGCCACATCTGAAAGCGGGGACACGCTGGAAGTTGTTGAACGCCCCAATGGAGGGTTGTCGATTGTGCTTGCCGACGGGCAGACTTCCGGGCGCGGCGCCAAAGCGGTTTCACAAATGGTTGTCCGCAAAGTGATCGGCTTGCTCGCCGAAGGCGTCCGCGATGGCGCGGCGGCGCGCGCGGCATCCGACGCGCTCTTCACCGACAAACAAGGGAAGGTCATCAGCACGCTCAACATCGCCTCGCTCGACCTGCACAGCCGCACCATCGTCCTCACCCGCAACAACCCATCCCCTCTTTATATTTGTCGCGGCGAATCGATCGACCGCTTCGACGCGGAAAGCACTCCCTTGGGAGCCTCGCGCGACGCGCGCCCGCTCATCACCGAATTACCCATCGAGGTGGGGCTGACCATCGTAATGTATACCGACGGGCTGACTCACGCCGGCGAACGGCGAGGCACTCCAATGGAAGTCGGCGAAGCGATTCGGTCTGTGCTGGAAGATCAAGATCCCAGCCCCCAATCGCTGGCCGATTCGCTTTTGGCGCATGCGGTCCGGTTGGATGACGACCGCCCGGCAGACGATATCAGCGTGGTGGTGGTGAAATTTTCATCGAACACCGGGGATAACGTTCGCCGCATGACGGTTCGACTGCCGATCCACGGAATTGCCGCATGA
- the rpmF gene encoding 50S ribosomal protein L32, with amino-acid sequence MPPHPKRKHSKSRRNMRRAHDALQPRNLTSCANCGSLRLPHTVCPNCGFYEGREVVEVKKEKKKSE; translated from the coding sequence ATGCCTCCACATCCAAAACGCAAGCATTCGAAAAGCCGCCGAAACATGCGCCGCGCCCACGATGCCTTGCAACCCCGCAACCTCACCTCCTGCGCGAATTGCGGTTCCCTGCGCCTGCCGCACACGGTCTGCCCGAACTGCGGGTTTTACGAAGGGCGTGAAGTTGTCGAAGTCAAGAAAGAAAAGAAAAAGTCCGAGTAA
- the fabD gene encoding ACP S-malonyltransferase gives MKLDSQTTAFLFPGQGSQSVGMGKDLAAQYPIARQFFDEADALFGFSLSQLMWDGPKEQLDETVNTQPALYLHSIAAWMTFAHLHPYFQPAALAGHSLGELSALTASEALPFGAGLQLVRTRGELMKRAGEVNPGGMAAILGVDIPTLEKVCAEASVAGEIAQVANDNCPGQVVISGHKPALERAMAGAKAAGAKRAVALAVSIAAHSPLMDSIQTEWNAAVDASAITDPKIPVIGNVHAKPMTTADELRADLKAQMQSRVRWTESARALMGSGIQVYVEAGSGDVLLGLVKRIDPAAQRFPLGNPQDFFALESA, from the coding sequence ATGAAACTCGATTCTCAAACCACTGCATTTCTATTCCCCGGTCAAGGCTCCCAATCTGTGGGCATGGGCAAAGACCTCGCCGCGCAATACCCTATCGCCCGCCAATTCTTCGACGAAGCCGACGCGCTCTTCGGGTTCTCCCTGTCGCAATTGATGTGGGACGGACCGAAAGAGCAACTGGACGAGACGGTCAACACACAGCCGGCATTGTACCTTCACTCCATAGCCGCATGGATGACCTTCGCGCATCTTCACCCTTACTTTCAACCTGCTGCACTGGCGGGACATTCTCTCGGTGAGCTATCCGCGCTGACCGCCTCCGAGGCGTTACCTTTTGGCGCCGGGCTACAACTCGTCCGTACGCGCGGCGAATTGATGAAGCGCGCCGGGGAAGTGAACCCAGGCGGCATGGCGGCAATCCTTGGCGTGGATATTCCAACGCTGGAAAAAGTTTGCGCCGAAGCCAGTGTTGCCGGTGAGATTGCGCAAGTTGCCAACGATAATTGTCCGGGGCAGGTGGTGATCTCCGGTCACAAGCCCGCGTTGGAGCGAGCCATGGCTGGGGCAAAAGCCGCCGGCGCGAAACGAGCGGTTGCGCTGGCAGTGAGCATCGCCGCGCACTCGCCGTTGATGGATTCGATTCAAACCGAGTGGAACGCCGCAGTTGACGCCAGCGCGATCACCGACCCCAAGATCCCCGTGATCGGAAACGTCCACGCCAAGCCAATGACCACTGCCGACGAATTGCGCGCAGACCTCAAAGCGCAAATGCAATCGCGCGTGCGTTGGACCGAATCGGCGCGGGCGCTGATGGGGAGCGGCATACAGGTATACGTCGAGGCGGGAAGCGGGGATGTCTTACTGGGGCTGGTCAAGAGGATCGATCCCGCCGCGCAACGATTCCCGCTGGGCAACCCTCAAGATTTTTTCGCGCTGGAGTCAGCGTGA